A single window of Chitinophaga sp. XS-30 DNA harbors:
- a CDS encoding RagB/SusD family nutrient uptake outer membrane protein gives MKHYNKRSTATVLCMFVLCVSGITGEGCKKYLDVTPENVGTIDYAFRNRNEAENYLFTCYNTLQNMSNVLTDPGFTTSAEIVYPNDLSERPINDEGFQLIRGTVQNISSPILNYWDGGGQVSSIFQAIRRCNIMLENIDKPIDLSAEEKARWIAETKFLKAYYHFFLARLYGPIPIYRENQSITAPIEEIRVKRAPVDSVFNYAVQLIDEALPDLPVQIANIQQELGRITRVIALSVKADILATQASPLYNGNPDYARFRNKDGEQLFSTTADPAKWQRAAAACKAAIDEAESLNIRLYTFIQPANLPVLTDSLRKVLTIQNAVTEKWDFNAEVIWMLNGFFGYQNFCIPRLTDKAVQNSTAAAGSFTVPLATTDLFYTDNGVPINEDKTWDYSRRFELQAGDNASRYYIKSGYTTIKNNFNREVRYYANIGFDGGVWFGNGVTDQNNPLSIEAKGPDSKAGPKDRVRINMLALWPKKLVSYLTVFNEGVQQTGFRLPRTRLADLYLLYAECLNEASGPDAEVYRYIDLVRERAGLEGVLDSWAQYSSLPAKPSTKDGLREIIHRERRIELCFEGKAGWDLRRWKEMLTVLAPPIQGWSIFQKTSSNFYTLQTLFIPAMTVRDYFWPLSDAALSNNPNLVQTLYW, from the coding sequence ATGAAGCACTATAATAAAAGATCAACGGCCACGGTGTTGTGCATGTTTGTATTGTGTGTGTCGGGTATCACCGGTGAAGGCTGCAAAAAATACCTGGACGTTACGCCGGAGAACGTAGGAACGATCGACTATGCTTTCCGGAACAGGAACGAAGCGGAGAATTACCTGTTCACCTGCTATAATACATTGCAGAATATGAGCAATGTATTGACCGATCCGGGATTCACCACATCCGCAGAGATCGTTTATCCCAATGATCTGTCTGAAAGACCTATTAATGACGAAGGCTTTCAGCTGATCCGGGGAACAGTGCAGAATATTTCCAGCCCGATCCTTAATTACTGGGATGGGGGAGGCCAGGTCTCCAGTATTTTCCAGGCTATCCGCCGCTGCAATATCATGCTGGAGAATATAGACAAACCGATCGATCTCAGTGCGGAGGAAAAAGCAAGATGGATAGCGGAAACAAAATTCCTGAAGGCTTATTACCATTTTTTCCTGGCCAGGCTGTATGGCCCCATTCCCATCTACAGGGAGAACCAGAGCATAACGGCGCCGATAGAAGAGATCAGGGTAAAAAGAGCGCCGGTGGATTCCGTGTTCAATTATGCCGTTCAACTGATAGACGAAGCATTGCCTGACCTGCCGGTGCAGATCGCAAACATTCAGCAGGAATTGGGAAGGATCACCAGGGTGATCGCATTATCCGTAAAAGCAGATATACTGGCTACACAGGCAAGCCCTTTATACAATGGTAATCCAGACTATGCCAGGTTCAGGAACAAGGACGGCGAGCAGCTTTTTTCCACCACAGCGGACCCTGCAAAATGGCAAAGGGCTGCTGCGGCCTGCAAAGCCGCCATTGATGAGGCAGAGAGCCTCAATATAAGGTTGTACACCTTCATTCAACCGGCCAACCTTCCCGTATTGACGGACTCGCTCCGTAAAGTGCTCACCATTCAGAATGCGGTAACTGAGAAGTGGGATTTCAATGCGGAAGTGATCTGGATGCTCAACGGGTTTTTCGGATACCAGAACTTCTGTATTCCACGCCTTACCGATAAAGCGGTGCAAAACTCCACTGCCGCTGCGGGTAGTTTCACCGTGCCCCTGGCAACAACCGACCTTTTCTACACGGATAACGGCGTGCCGATCAATGAGGATAAAACCTGGGACTATAGCCGCCGTTTTGAATTGCAGGCGGGAGACAATGCGAGCAGGTACTATATAAAGAGCGGTTATACCACCATCAAAAATAATTTTAACCGGGAAGTGCGGTACTACGCCAACATCGGGTTTGACGGAGGGGTATGGTTTGGCAACGGCGTAACAGATCAGAACAACCCCTTGTCTATCGAAGCAAAAGGTCCCGATTCAAAGGCCGGTCCAAAAGACCGCGTGCGGATCAATATGCTGGCCTTATGGCCCAAGAAACTGGTCAGTTATCTCACCGTTTTCAACGAAGGTGTGCAGCAAACCGGCTTCCGCCTGCCGCGTACCCGCCTGGCAGACCTCTACCTGTTGTATGCGGAATGCCTTAATGAAGCCAGCGGCCCTGATGCGGAAGTGTATCGCTACATAGACCTCGTGCGCGAGCGGGCTGGTCTTGAAGGTGTGCTGGATTCCTGGGCACAGTACAGCTCGTTGCCGGCAAAACCTTCCACGAAAGACGGGCTGCGGGAGATCATTCACCGGGAACGCCGTATAGAGTTATGCTTTGAAGGTAAAGCAGGATGGGACCTGAGGAGATGGAAGGAAATGCTCACTGTGCTGGCGCCGCCTATCCAGGGATGGAGCATCTTCCAGAAAACGAGCAGCAACTTCTACACCCTGCAAACGTTATTCATACCTGCCATGACCGTAAGGGATTACTTCTGGCCATTGTCAGACGCTGCATTGTCCAATAATCCCAATCTGGTGCAAACACTGTATTGGTAA
- a CDS encoding DUF5000 domain-containing lipoprotein: MNSKYIMLPLTLLMMAMACTKVKDYNEPVSDDPTKPGVITNIKVANFNGGSYITYSLPASGNILYVKAEYVIDEKTGRKRQTKSSYYSDSITVQGFAENKEYAVTLTTVTRSNVESDAVTVNVFPDTPVYRQVAKTIRMQPDFGGLNVQITNVDKKPVGVIVLYKPEGADNYAIYEQKFSDFAEVGFSSRGFDTLPKQFAVYITDQWGNNSDTVFQTISPLYEEQLDKSKFFGNALPSDGVIGFSWQLANLWNGNNGGTGWHTVQENKPMPIVATFGLGVSAKISRFVLHGRSGYEYAHGNPKVFSIWGSDKPAPADQVLPVFAEEGTVLGDWVNMGNYEWPGPPSGAPPTAPTATDRSVFNRGMEFNVPFTAPKTRFIRLAVSESWSGATFAHAMEITLFGNTN, translated from the coding sequence ATGAATAGTAAATATATCATGCTGCCATTAACACTGCTGATGATGGCAATGGCCTGTACCAAAGTAAAGGATTACAATGAACCGGTTTCCGATGATCCAACAAAACCCGGCGTTATCACCAATATCAAAGTGGCCAATTTCAACGGAGGCTCGTACATCACCTACAGCCTGCCCGCATCCGGAAATATCCTGTATGTGAAAGCCGAATATGTGATAGATGAAAAAACAGGCAGGAAGCGGCAGACCAAATCCAGCTATTACAGCGATAGCATCACGGTGCAGGGTTTTGCGGAAAACAAAGAGTATGCGGTAACGCTTACCACCGTCACCCGTTCCAATGTGGAGTCGGATGCTGTTACGGTGAATGTTTTTCCTGATACGCCGGTGTACCGGCAGGTAGCTAAAACTATCCGGATGCAGCCTGATTTTGGCGGTCTGAATGTACAGATCACCAATGTTGATAAAAAACCGGTGGGCGTGATCGTATTGTATAAACCTGAGGGGGCGGATAATTACGCCATCTATGAGCAGAAGTTCAGCGATTTTGCGGAAGTAGGTTTCTCTTCGAGAGGATTTGATACACTGCCCAAACAGTTTGCGGTGTACATCACGGACCAGTGGGGCAATAATTCAGATACGGTTTTCCAGACCATCAGCCCTTTGTATGAAGAGCAGCTGGATAAAAGCAAGTTCTTCGGGAATGCACTGCCAAGTGATGGGGTAATCGGTTTCAGCTGGCAGTTGGCCAATCTGTGGAACGGCAATAACGGCGGCACCGGCTGGCATACGGTACAGGAGAATAAGCCGATGCCGATTGTAGCCACATTCGGATTAGGCGTATCGGCGAAGATAAGCCGGTTTGTACTTCATGGACGCTCCGGTTACGAATATGCTCACGGCAATCCAAAGGTTTTCTCGATATGGGGCTCGGATAAACCGGCACCGGCAGACCAGGTATTGCCGGTATTTGCAGAAGAAGGCACCGTGCTGGGCGACTGGGTGAATATGGGCAATTATGAATGGCCCGGCCCACCTTCCGGAGCGCCGCCCACCGCACCAACGGCAACGGACCGATCTGTCTTTAACCGGGGGATGGAATTCAATGTTCCCTTCACCGCGCCTAAAACAAGGTTTATCCGGTTAGCCGTTAGTGAATCATGGTCCGGCGCCACCTTTGCACATGCCATGGAAATAACCCTGTTTGGAAACACGAATTAA
- a CDS encoding DUF4998 domain-containing protein, with product MKRSIILLLFISCIYIGCNKGDTDYRELLNKEEVVYPGLTGNFKAYQGNLRVQLEWNPSPDPSITKYLIYWNNGEDSLALNASSSNPQDTLRTMISGLNEYVQNFVLYTFDARGNRSIGQSLSGVRIYGPLYVSSLVNRQVDASQPPVAVNDYTYKVFFSRADTILNTGTAISYLDSLQNPVTINLDAKTDTVVLNLAKAGTKVAIRSSYVPVFKAVDTFRVAYSDTLLLE from the coding sequence ATGAAAAGAAGTATCATTCTGCTGCTTTTTATCTCCTGTATATATATCGGCTGCAATAAAGGCGATACGGATTACAGGGAGCTGCTAAATAAAGAGGAAGTAGTGTACCCCGGCCTCACCGGTAATTTTAAAGCCTACCAGGGGAACCTGCGTGTGCAATTGGAATGGAATCCCAGTCCTGATCCCAGCATCACAAAGTACCTGATCTACTGGAATAACGGCGAAGATTCCCTGGCGCTAAATGCTTCCAGCAGCAATCCGCAGGATACGCTGCGCACGATGATATCCGGCCTTAACGAGTATGTGCAGAATTTTGTGCTGTACACCTTTGATGCGCGGGGGAACAGGTCCATAGGCCAGTCGCTTTCCGGTGTCAGGATCTATGGCCCGCTGTATGTGTCCTCGCTCGTGAACCGCCAGGTGGATGCGAGCCAGCCGCCTGTGGCCGTGAATGATTATACTTACAAAGTATTCTTTTCCAGGGCGGATACGATACTGAACACGGGTACTGCCATTTCCTATCTGGACAGCCTGCAGAACCCTGTTACGATCAACCTGGATGCAAAAACAGATACGGTGGTGCTGAACCTGGCGAAGGCGGGCACCAAAGTGGCCATACGGTCTTCATATGTACCGGTGTTTAAAGCGGTGGATACATTCCGTGTTGCATACAGCGATACGTTGCTGCTTGAATGA
- a CDS encoding DUF4142 domain-containing protein, which produces MKTSAILLSFAIAGMMAACNNNAGNNNQDSIPAGDTGMTRSDAQDINRDALSNDLKDDAKNITKAAEDGLYEVKITSSGKTKATSAGVKKLAEHMQKSHEKLNQQLAELATKKNVTIPTALNESKERDIANIMEKTGNDFDKAFVDELVDKHEKAIDLFEKTAEHAQDPEVRDWFSKTLPELRSHLEMAKAEKEKLK; this is translated from the coding sequence ATGAAAACATCAGCAATCTTACTGTCATTTGCCATTGCGGGTATGATGGCCGCCTGCAACAACAATGCGGGCAACAATAACCAGGATTCCATTCCCGCCGGCGATACCGGTATGACTCGCAGCGATGCGCAGGATATCAACCGGGATGCACTTTCTAACGATTTAAAAGACGATGCGAAGAATATAACAAAAGCGGCTGAAGACGGGCTTTATGAAGTAAAGATCACTTCTTCCGGTAAAACCAAAGCCACCAGTGCAGGCGTCAAAAAACTGGCGGAGCATATGCAGAAGTCTCACGAAAAGCTGAATCAGCAACTGGCGGAGCTGGCCACGAAGAAAAATGTGACCATTCCGACGGCGCTGAATGAATCGAAGGAAAGGGATATAGCGAATATCATGGAGAAAACGGGGAATGATTTTGATAAAGCCTTTGTGGATGAGCTGGTAGACAAACATGAAAAGGCCATTGATCTGTTTGAGAAAACGGCGGAGCATGCGCAGGACCCCGAGGTGAGGGACTGGTTCAGCAAGACTTTACCGGAGTTGAGGAGCCATCTTGAAATGGCGAAGGCGGAAAAAGAGAAATTGAAATAG